The Cervus canadensis isolate Bull #8, Minnesota chromosome 29, ASM1932006v1, whole genome shotgun sequence genome includes a window with the following:
- the LOC122430711 gene encoding olfactory receptor 151-like — MAAQNHSTVTEFILGGLTNQPELQLPFFFLFLGIYSVTMIGNLSVITLICLNAQLHTPMYYFLSSLSLLDLCYSSVITPKMLVNFVSEKNIISYAGCMSQLYFFLVFVIAESYTLTVMAYDRYVAICRPLLYNIIMSHRVCSLLVAAVYTMGLIGSTIETGLMLKLSYCEHLISYYFCDIVALVKLSCSSTHHIEITTFFLAGFNIIFTSLTIFVSYAFILSSILHIHSTEGRSKAFSTCSSHLAAVGLFYGSTTFLYLKPSTGSSLAQENVVSLFYTTGIPMLNPLIYSLRNKEVKAAMQKTLRRKLFGCKCNYSFSG; from the coding sequence ATGGCTGCACAAAACCACTCCACAGTGACAGAGTTCATTCTTGGAGGTTTAACAAATCAGCCAGAGCTCCAGCTacccttcttcttcctcttccttgggATCTACTCAGTCACCATGATAGGGAACCTGAGTGTGATAACACTGATTTGTCTGAATGCTCAGCTTCATACACCCATGTACTATTTTCTCAGCAGTCTGTCACTATTAGATCTCTGTTACTCCTCTGTCATTACCCCTAAGATGCTGGTGAACTTTGTGTCAGAGAAGAACATCATCTCCTATGCAGGATGCATGTCCCAGCTCTACTTCTTCCTGGTGTTTGTCATTGCTGAGAGTTACACACTGaccgtgatggcctatgaccgctatgttgcCATCTGCAGACCTCTGCTTTACAACATCATCATGTCTCATCGAGTCTGCTCCCTCCTGGTGGCTGCAGTCTATACCATGGGGCTCATTGGCTCAACCATAGAAACTGGCCTCATGTTAAAACTATCTTATTGTGAGCACCTCATCAGTTATTACTTCTGTGATATTGTCGCACTCGTGAAGCTCTCCTGCTCCAGCACCCATCATATTGAGATAACAACTTTCTTTTTGGCTGGATTTAACATCATATTCACCAGCTTAACAATCTTTGTTTCCTATGCTTTTATTCTCTCCAGCATCCTCCATATCCACTCCACAGAGGGAAGGTCCAAAGCCTTCAGTACATGCAGCTCCCATCTTGCAGCTGTGGGATTATTTTATGGATCTACCACATTCTTGTACTTAAAACCCTCCACAGGCAGTTCCCTGGCCCAGGAGAATGTGGTCTCCCTGTTCTACACCACAGGGATACCAATGCTGAACCCCCTAATCTACAGCTTAAGAAATAAGGAAGTGAAGGCTGCCATGCAGAAAACACTAAGGAGAAAACTCTTTGGGTGCAAATGtaattattctttttcaggttga